In one Pseudomonas purpurea genomic region, the following are encoded:
- the pgl gene encoding 6-phosphogluconolactonase, which produces MAISEFKLPQGVSAHEFKSPVLLAEGLALKVARQLSEAIDTKGCATLVVSGGRSPVAFFQHLAKQTLEWSKVVVTLADERWVPVEHADSNAGLIKRYLLQGPAVKAKFLSLYSVSASLEEAAQQADRLLGELLSIDVLVLGMGDDGHTASLFPGSPNLAEALQADGTRRCWPMLAPTVPHQRLSMSRALLASAQYTALSISGQSKLTTLSAALAGDDVAAMPIRAFLQPTLEIYWCP; this is translated from the coding sequence ATGGCGATATCTGAATTCAAACTGCCGCAGGGCGTCAGCGCCCATGAGTTCAAAAGCCCGGTGCTGTTGGCCGAAGGCCTGGCGCTTAAAGTGGCGCGGCAACTGAGCGAAGCCATCGATACGAAGGGCTGCGCCACGTTGGTGGTTTCCGGTGGGCGCAGCCCGGTTGCGTTTTTCCAGCACCTGGCCAAGCAGACGCTGGAGTGGTCCAAGGTTGTGGTCACCCTCGCCGATGAGCGCTGGGTGCCGGTGGAACACGCCGACAGCAACGCCGGCCTGATCAAGCGTTACCTGTTGCAGGGCCCGGCCGTGAAAGCGAAGTTCCTGAGCCTCTACAGCGTTTCGGCCAGTCTGGAAGAAGCGGCGCAGCAGGCGGATCGTTTGCTCGGCGAACTGTTGTCGATCGACGTGCTGGTGCTGGGCATGGGCGATGATGGGCATACCGCGTCGCTGTTTCCCGGCAGCCCGAACCTGGCCGAAGCGTTGCAGGCCGACGGTACGCGCCGTTGCTGGCCGATGCTGGCACCGACCGTGCCGCATCAGCGCCTGAGCATGAGCCGAGCGCTGCTGGCGTCGGCGCAGTACACCGCGTTGTCGATTTCCGGTCAGTCCAAGTTGACCACCCTGAGTGCCGCACTGGCCGGTGACGATGTCGCCGCGATGCCGATTCGCGCGTTTCTGCAACCTACGTTAGAGATTTACTGGTGCCCATGA
- a CDS encoding MaoC family dehydratase, which produces MTQVTNTPYEALEVGQTASYSKTVEERDIQLFAAMSGDHNPVHLDAEFAAASMFKERIAHGMFSGALISAAVACELPGPGTIYIGQQMSFQKPVKIGDTLTVRLEILEKLPKFRVRIATRVFNQRDELVVDGEAEILAPRKQQTVTLPTLPAISIG; this is translated from the coding sequence ATGACTCAGGTTACCAACACCCCTTACGAAGCCCTTGAAGTCGGCCAGACCGCCAGCTACAGCAAGACCGTCGAAGAACGCGATATCCAGTTGTTCGCCGCGATGTCCGGCGACCACAACCCGGTGCACCTGGACGCCGAATTCGCCGCTGCCAGCATGTTCAAGGAGCGCATCGCCCACGGCATGTTCAGCGGCGCGTTGATCAGTGCCGCGGTCGCTTGCGAACTGCCTGGGCCGGGCACTATTTACATCGGCCAGCAGATGAGCTTCCAGAAGCCAGTGAAGATCGGCGACACCCTGACCGTGCGCCTGGAGATCCTCGAAAAACTGCCGAAATTCCGTGTCCGCATCGCCACCCGCGTGTTCAACCAACGCGATGAGTTGGTGGTGGACGGTGAGGCTGAAATCCTCGCGCCGCGCAAACAGCAGACCGTGACCTTGCCGACATTGCCGGCGATCAGCATCGGCTGA
- a CDS encoding intradiol ring-cleavage dioxygenase, which produces MDDHPTTPSPQAHVCVLAPEQIAGPYFRNPKLIRRNISEGSSGVPLLLRLRIVDAATCLPVSDALVDIWHCNARGAYSGWSKVNPDQEVSVGSIGAIPRTDDDTYLRGGQFSDRNGCVRFTSIYPGFYAGRALHIHVAVRIMGSNYLDDRHVAWVGQLYLPEVASRPVLNTQEYAGRTVSVLNNAEDDYYTRMGGERSTLSIYPIGRDSWEDGYFGYMSIGIDTQAVSEHIKPEDFDTYTV; this is translated from the coding sequence ATGGATGATCACCCAACCACCCCGTCCCCCCAAGCGCACGTTTGCGTGCTGGCACCGGAACAGATTGCCGGGCCCTATTTCCGAAACCCGAAACTGATCCGCAGGAACATCAGCGAGGGCAGCAGTGGTGTTCCGTTGTTGCTCAGGCTGCGGATCGTTGACGCGGCGACGTGCCTGCCGGTCAGTGATGCGCTGGTCGACATCTGGCACTGCAATGCACGGGGTGCCTATTCCGGCTGGAGCAAAGTGAATCCGGATCAGGAAGTCAGCGTCGGCAGCATCGGCGCCATTCCCCGAACCGACGACGACACGTACCTGCGCGGCGGTCAGTTCAGCGACAGGAACGGGTGTGTCAGGTTTACCAGCATTTATCCGGGGTTCTATGCCGGACGCGCGCTGCACATTCATGTGGCGGTGCGGATCATGGGCAGCAACTACCTCGATGATCGGCACGTGGCCTGGGTCGGGCAGCTGTATCTCCCCGAGGTTGCGTCGCGCCCGGTGCTCAACACCCAGGAGTACGCCGGTCGCACTGTGTCGGTGTTGAACAATGCCGAGGATGACTACTACACGCGCATGGGAGGAGAGCGATCGACCTTGAGCATTTACCCCATCGGCCGCGATTCCTGGGAGGACGGTTACTTCGGGTACATGAGCATCGGCATCGACACCCAAGCGGTGTCGGAGCACATCAAACCCGAGGACTTCGACACGTACACCGTATGA
- a CDS encoding bifunctional 4-hydroxy-2-oxoglutarate aldolase/2-dehydro-3-deoxy-phosphogluconate aldolase: MTTSQPTVSMADKVALIDSLCATARILPVITIAREQDILPLADALAAGGLTALEVTLRSQFGLKAIQVLREQRPELVTGAGTVLDRNMLAAAEAAGSQFIVTPGITRDLLEASVDSPIPLLPGISNASGIMEGYSLGYRRFKLFPAEVSGGVAAIKALGGPFGEVRFCPTGGVGPANIKSYMALKNVMCVGGSWMLDPEWIKNGDWARIQECTAEALALLD; encoded by the coding sequence ATGACAACCTCCCAACCGACCGTTTCCATGGCGGACAAAGTTGCCCTGATCGACAGCCTCTGCGCCACGGCGCGGATCCTGCCGGTGATCACCATCGCTCGCGAGCAAGACATTCTGCCGTTGGCGGATGCGCTGGCGGCCGGAGGCCTGACAGCCCTGGAAGTGACCCTGCGTTCGCAGTTCGGCCTCAAGGCCATCCAGGTGTTGCGCGAGCAACGTCCGGAACTGGTGACCGGCGCGGGTACCGTGCTTGATCGCAACATGCTGGCCGCCGCCGAAGCGGCCGGTTCGCAGTTCATCGTCACGCCGGGCATCACCCGTGACTTGCTGGAAGCCAGCGTTGACAGCCCGATTCCGCTGTTGCCCGGCATCAGCAATGCCTCCGGGATCATGGAGGGTTACAGCCTGGGGTATCGGCGTTTCAAACTGTTCCCGGCGGAAGTCAGTGGCGGTGTCGCGGCCATCAAGGCCCTTGGCGGCCCGTTCGGCGAAGTGCGCTTCTGCCCGACTGGCGGCGTGGGGCCAGCCAACATCAAGAGCTACATGGCGTTGAAGAACGTGATGTGCGTGGGCGGTAGCTGGATGCTTGACCCCGAGTGGATCAAGAACGGCGACTGGGCACGAATCCAGGAGTGCACCGCCGAGGCGCTGGCCCTGCTGGACTGA
- a CDS encoding MurR/RpiR family transcriptional regulator, with the protein MRNLLEQIQNRLEDLNKAERKVAEVILLNPQQATRFSIAALAQAASVSEPTVNRFCRSFGVSGYPELKLQLAQSLASGAAYVSRAVEADDNPEAYTQKIFGSAIASLDSACQALDPNLISRAVDLLIQARQIHFFGLGASAPVALDAQHKFFRFNLAVTAHADVLMQRMIASVAHTGELFVIISYTGRTRELVEVARIARENGASVLGLTAEGSPLAKASTLSLNIPLPEDTDIYMPMTSRIIQLTVLDVLATGMTLRRGVDFQPHLRKIKESLNASRYPIGDEFN; encoded by the coding sequence GTGCGAAATTTACTGGAACAGATCCAGAATCGCCTTGAAGACCTGAACAAGGCAGAACGTAAAGTCGCCGAAGTGATCCTGCTCAATCCTCAGCAGGCGACCCGCTTCAGCATCGCCGCCCTCGCCCAGGCCGCCTCGGTCAGCGAGCCGACGGTCAACCGTTTCTGCCGTTCGTTCGGCGTCAGCGGCTACCCGGAACTCAAGTTGCAACTGGCCCAAAGCCTGGCCAGTGGCGCGGCGTATGTCAGCCGCGCCGTGGAAGCCGACGACAACCCCGAAGCCTACACCCAGAAAATCTTTGGCAGCGCGATTGCGTCGCTGGACAGCGCCTGCCAGGCGCTGGACCCGAACCTGATCAGCCGCGCCGTGGATTTGCTGATCCAGGCCCGGCAGATTCACTTCTTCGGCCTCGGCGCATCAGCCCCGGTGGCCCTGGATGCGCAGCACAAGTTCTTCCGCTTCAACCTGGCCGTCACCGCCCACGCCGATGTGCTGATGCAGCGGATGATTGCCTCGGTGGCTCACACCGGCGAGTTGTTCGTGATCATTTCCTACACCGGCCGCACCCGCGAACTGGTGGAAGTGGCGCGCATCGCCCGCGAAAACGGTGCCTCGGTACTCGGCCTGACCGCCGAAGGTTCGCCACTGGCGAAGGCCAGCACCCTGAGCCTGAACATTCCACTGCCCGAAGACACCGACATCTACATGCCGATGACCTCGCGGATCATCCAGCTGACGGTGCTCGACGTACTCGCCACCGGCATGACCCTGCGCCGTGGCGTCGACTTCCAGCCACACCTGCGCAAGATCAAGGAAAGCCTCAACGCCAGCCGGTATCCGATTGGCGATGAGTTTAATTAA
- a CDS encoding PA2169 family four-helix-bundle protein produces the protein MTDMNKEAISVLNDLIETSKDGQEGFKTCAEDIKHPELKALFVKRSADCATAAAELQGTVRSMGGDPETSTSLSGDVHRRWVDLKSLVTGKDEEAVLNEAERGEDHALKAYKHAIEKINKHNLVGIRDLVERQYHGVQRNHDQVKALRNQARARS, from the coding sequence ATGACCGACATGAATAAAGAAGCCATTTCAGTCCTGAACGACCTGATCGAGACCAGCAAGGACGGTCAGGAAGGTTTCAAGACCTGTGCTGAAGATATCAAGCATCCTGAACTCAAGGCGCTGTTTGTCAAACGTTCAGCCGATTGCGCGACAGCCGCCGCCGAACTGCAAGGCACGGTGCGCTCGATGGGGGGCGATCCTGAGACGAGCACCAGCCTCAGCGGTGACGTGCACCGTCGTTGGGTCGACCTCAAGTCGCTGGTTACCGGCAAGGACGAGGAGGCCGTGCTCAACGAAGCCGAGCGGGGCGAGGACCATGCCCTGAAGGCGTACAAGCACGCCATCGAGAAAATCAACAAACACAACCTGGTGGGTATTCGTGACCTGGTGGAGCGTCAGTACCATGGCGTTCAACGCAACCACGATCAGGTCAAAGCGCTGCGCAACCAGGCGCGCGCCCGTTCTTAA
- a CDS encoding aminotransferase class V-fold PLP-dependent enzyme, whose protein sequence is MPDNTHRAHDEAFWQTFADRYDVVPEPINLENGYFGRMSRTVIEEYQRHIDFINRSNSVHVRQRFEQIESLEVRRQVAELIGAAPEAVALTRNASDALQALIRNYNRLEPGDQVLICDLDYDTVKGAMRWLARYRGVEVIEINHSHPATFDSLLATYREAFVRYPRLKLMALTHVTHRTGLVMPVQAIAAAAKQHGVDVILDGAHALGQIEFNLDELGIAFAGFNLHKWIGAPLTLGFAYIAPSRLADIDPDMGESHFPDNDIRSRTPYSTPNIPALLTLPLVLEEHRAMGGSAAKGARLNYLRNLWVGAVRGVPGIEVMTPDDPRLYCGITSMRFTRHADQQQMVERLLNEHNLFTVTRNGAATGPCIRITPGFTTTAAQMQRLAQALIELS, encoded by the coding sequence ATGCCCGACAACACGCACCGCGCCCACGACGAAGCCTTCTGGCAGACATTCGCCGACCGTTATGACGTCGTACCCGAGCCCATCAACCTGGAAAACGGCTACTTCGGGCGCATGTCCCGCACCGTGATCGAGGAATATCAGCGCCACATCGACTTCATCAACCGCAGCAACTCGGTGCATGTACGCCAACGCTTCGAACAGATCGAAAGCCTGGAGGTGCGTCGGCAGGTGGCCGAGCTGATCGGCGCCGCGCCTGAAGCGGTCGCCCTCACCCGCAACGCCTCCGATGCGTTGCAAGCGCTGATCCGCAACTACAACCGCCTGGAACCAGGCGACCAGGTGCTGATCTGTGACCTGGATTACGACACGGTCAAGGGCGCGATGCGCTGGCTCGCGCGTTATCGCGGCGTCGAAGTGATCGAGATCAACCACTCGCACCCGGCCACTTTCGACAGTCTGCTGGCCACTTACCGCGAAGCGTTCGTGCGTTACCCACGGCTCAAGCTGATGGCGCTCACCCACGTCACCCACCGCACGGGCCTGGTCATGCCGGTCCAGGCGATCGCCGCAGCGGCCAAACAGCACGGCGTGGACGTGATCCTCGACGGCGCCCACGCCCTCGGGCAGATCGAGTTCAACCTCGATGAGCTGGGCATTGCCTTTGCCGGCTTCAACCTGCACAAATGGATCGGCGCACCGCTGACCCTCGGCTTCGCCTACATCGCGCCGTCGCGTCTGGCCGACATCGACCCGGACATGGGCGAAAGCCATTTCCCGGACAACGATATCCGCTCGCGCACGCCCTACAGCACCCCGAACATTCCGGCGCTGCTGACCTTGCCGCTGGTGCTCGAAGAGCACCGTGCCATGGGCGGCTCGGCAGCCAAGGGCGCGCGGCTCAACTACCTGCGCAACCTCTGGGTGGGTGCCGTGCGCGGTGTGCCGGGGATCGAAGTCATGACCCCCGACGATCCGCGACTGTATTGCGGCATCACCTCGATGCGCTTTACCCGGCATGCCGACCAGCAACAGATGGTCGAGCGCCTGCTCAATGAGCACAACCTGTTTACCGTCACCCGTAACGGCGCAGCGACGGGGCCGTGCATCCGTATCACGCCGGGGTTCACTACCACGGCGGCGCAGATGCAGCGGTTGGCACAGGCGTTGATCGAACTGAGTTGA
- a CDS encoding D-hexose-6-phosphate mutarotase, with the protein MHEHPLQRFFKSLRERPVFAWERYQQREVLVIDHPLCQAVFSRQGAQLLHFQPKGQKPWLWCAAKWPQVGAIRGGVPVCWPWYGRHPSENAWPSHGWARLIDWKLIDSSSDDEGVRLHWQLQLCDWQVDLHAHLGERMDLRLSTEHQDSLPCQLSHALHAYWRIGDIGEVALSGLDGVQGYDQLKRETCQQEGELRVDGGCQRVFQHEGELQLKDHAWQRQLCIDTGDSADTVVWHPGSRPLLGVSWNEVSEFVCVEAASGGTDSLSLAPGERAHLSLQARVGG; encoded by the coding sequence ATGCATGAGCATCCGCTACAACGCTTCTTCAAGTCCTTGCGCGAACGTCCGGTGTTTGCGTGGGAGCGCTATCAGCAGCGCGAAGTGCTGGTGATCGATCACCCACTGTGTCAGGCCGTGTTCAGCCGGCAGGGCGCGCAATTGCTGCATTTCCAGCCCAAGGGCCAGAAGCCCTGGCTCTGGTGCGCGGCGAAGTGGCCGCAAGTCGGGGCCATTCGTGGCGGCGTGCCGGTGTGCTGGCCGTGGTATGGCCGTCACCCAAGCGAAAACGCCTGGCCGTCCCATGGCTGGGCGCGGCTGATCGACTGGAAGCTGATCGACAGCAGCAGCGATGACGAGGGCGTGCGCCTGCACTGGCAATTGCAGCTGTGCGACTGGCAGGTGGACCTGCACGCGCACCTGGGCGAACGCATGGATCTGCGCCTGAGCACCGAGCATCAGGACAGCCTGCCATGCCAGTTGAGTCATGCTTTGCATGCTTACTGGCGTATTGGTGATATCGGTGAGGTAGCGCTGTCTGGGCTTGACGGCGTGCAAGGTTACGACCAGCTCAAACGTGAAACCTGCCAGCAGGAAGGCGAGTTGCGGGTCGATGGCGGGTGCCAGCGGGTGTTCCAGCACGAGGGCGAATTGCAGCTCAAGGACCACGCCTGGCAGCGTCAGTTGTGCATCGATACCGGCGACAGCGCCGACACGGTGGTCTGGCATCCGGGGTCACGGCCGCTGCTGGGAGTGAGCTGGAATGAGGTCTCGGAGTTTGTCTGCGTCGAGGCCGCCAGCGGCGGCACCGACAGCCTGAGCCTGGCGCCGGGGGAGCGGGCGCATTTGAGTTTGCAGGCGCGGGTGGGGGGTTAG
- a CDS encoding DUF3820 family protein — translation MNPEKLELLVTREMPFGKYKGRILADLPGQYLNWFAREGFPHGELGGLLALMQEIDHNGLSDLLDPLRAKHGKPKPRH, via the coding sequence ATGAACCCTGAAAAACTCGAACTGCTGGTAACCCGCGAAATGCCCTTCGGCAAGTACAAGGGCCGCATCCTGGCCGACCTGCCGGGCCAATACCTGAACTGGTTTGCCCGCGAAGGTTTCCCTCACGGTGAACTGGGTGGCTTGCTGGCCTTGATGCAGGAAATCGATCACAACGGCCTGTCCGACCTGCTTGACCCATTGCGCGCCAAACACGGCAAACCCAAACCTCGCCACTGA
- a CDS encoding carbohydrate porin, with amino-acid sequence MKKNNTSARFVCQLSAIAAMSLAGSVHAAEAFSADSKWMTGDWGGERTRLIEQGVDIKMDYVGEVGGNLHGGYNDDKTARYSDQFGLGVALDLQKLLGWDNTQAKVQFTNRNGQNISNDRVGDPRAGTLSSSQEVYGRGHMVRLTQLWIQHQFLDNKLDVKAGYFGEGEDFNTFPCEFQNLAFCGSQVGNWATNIWYNWPVSQAAIRVKYNITPEFFAQIGAYNQNPSQLEHGNGFKLSGSGTAGTVLPVELVWSPKVNNLPGEYRVGYYKSTADAADVREDVNGQDAATTGKAYRSHDSKHGYWFVVQQQLTSHNGDASRGLNIAANATFHDKDTNVVDNYQSLMFVYKGPFDARPKDDVGIGFSRIHVNDDVKKNAELLNVANGATNYDDPMFSPLRSTEYNYEVNYGFHVTNWLTVRPNLQYITHPGGVDEVDNAIVAGLKIQSVF; translated from the coding sequence ATGAAGAAGAACAACACCAGTGCCCGGTTTGTCTGCCAGCTGTCCGCGATTGCGGCGATGAGCCTGGCCGGTAGTGTGCACGCCGCCGAGGCGTTCAGTGCCGATTCGAAGTGGATGACGGGCGATTGGGGCGGCGAGCGAACCAGGCTGATCGAGCAAGGCGTCGACATCAAGATGGACTACGTCGGTGAAGTGGGCGGTAACCTTCATGGTGGCTATAACGACGACAAGACCGCGCGCTACAGCGACCAGTTCGGCCTGGGCGTGGCGCTGGACCTGCAAAAACTGCTGGGTTGGGATAACACCCAGGCGAAGGTCCAGTTCACCAACCGTAACGGTCAGAACATCTCCAATGACCGTGTCGGCGACCCGCGTGCCGGCACCTTGAGTTCCTCTCAGGAAGTCTATGGCCGGGGCCATATGGTCCGTCTGACCCAATTGTGGATCCAGCATCAGTTCCTCGACAATAAACTGGACGTCAAGGCCGGTTACTTCGGTGAAGGCGAAGACTTCAATACCTTCCCGTGCGAATTCCAGAACCTGGCATTCTGCGGTTCCCAAGTGGGTAACTGGGCCACCAACATCTGGTACAACTGGCCGGTCAGCCAGGCGGCGATCCGCGTGAAGTACAACATCACGCCTGAGTTCTTTGCGCAGATTGGCGCGTACAACCAGAACCCGTCGCAACTGGAGCACGGTAACGGCTTCAAGCTCAGCGGCAGTGGTACGGCGGGCACGGTCCTGCCGGTCGAACTGGTCTGGTCGCCGAAGGTCAACAATCTGCCGGGCGAATACCGTGTCGGTTACTACAAAAGTACCGCCGATGCCGCCGATGTTCGCGAGGACGTCAACGGTCAGGATGCGGCGACAACAGGCAAGGCTTATCGCTCCCACGATAGCAAGCACGGTTACTGGTTCGTCGTGCAGCAGCAACTCACCAGCCACAATGGCGACGCTTCTCGCGGGTTGAATATCGCGGCCAACGCTACCTTCCACGATAAGGACACCAACGTCGTCGACAACTATCAGTCGTTGATGTTTGTGTACAAAGGCCCGTTTGATGCACGTCCAAAGGATGACGTCGGAATCGGTTTCTCCCGTATCCACGTCAACGATGATGTGAAGAAAAACGCCGAGTTGCTCAACGTCGCCAACGGTGCCACTAACTACGATGATCCGATGTTCTCGCCGCTGCGTAGCACTGAGTACAACTACGAGGTCAACTACGGTTTCCACGTTACCAACTGGCTGACCGTACGCCCTAACCTGCAGTACATCACTCATCCGGGGGGCGTGGACGAAGTCGACAACGCGATCGTCGCCGGTTTGAAAATTCAGTCGGTGTTCTAA
- a CDS encoding ABC transporter ATP-binding protein, which translates to MATLELRNVNKTYGSGLPDTLKNIELKIDDGEFLILVGPSGCGKSTLMNCIAGLENISGGAILVDDADISGMSPKDRDIAMVFQSYALYPTMSVRDNIAFGLKIRKMPAAEIEEEVARVAKLLQIEHLLSRKPGQLSGGQQQRVAMGRALARRPKIYLFDEPLSNLDAKLRVEMRTEMKLMHQRLKTTTVYVTHDQIEAMTLGDKVAVMKDGIIQQFGTPKQIYNDPANLFVASFIGSPPMNFIPLRLQRKDGRLLALLDSGQARCELPLGMQDAGLEDREVILGMRPEQIVLANGEANGLPTIRAEVQVTEPTGPDTLVFVNLNETKVCCRLAPDVAPAVGETLTLQFDPSKVLLFDAKTGERLGAAGLPKAESHTANVAQFKGR; encoded by the coding sequence ATGGCAACTCTCGAATTACGCAACGTCAACAAGACCTACGGCAGCGGCTTGCCGGACACCCTGAAAAACATCGAACTGAAGATCGATGACGGTGAGTTCCTGATCCTCGTCGGCCCGTCCGGTTGCGGCAAGTCGACGTTGATGAACTGCATCGCCGGCCTGGAGAACATCAGCGGTGGGGCGATTCTGGTGGATGACGCCGACATCAGCGGCATGAGCCCGAAAGATCGCGACATCGCCATGGTGTTCCAGTCCTACGCGCTGTACCCGACCATGAGCGTGCGCGACAACATCGCCTTCGGCCTGAAGATTCGCAAAATGCCCGCCGCTGAAATCGAGGAAGAAGTGGCGCGGGTGGCCAAGCTGCTGCAAATCGAACACCTGCTCAGCCGCAAACCCGGTCAGCTCTCCGGTGGCCAGCAGCAACGCGTGGCCATGGGCCGGGCGTTGGCGCGGCGGCCGAAGATTTACCTGTTCGACGAGCCGCTGTCCAACCTCGACGCCAAGCTGCGCGTCGAGATGCGCACCGAAATGAAACTGATGCACCAGCGCCTGAAAACCACCACGGTCTACGTGACCCACGACCAGATCGAAGCCATGACCCTGGGCGACAAAGTGGCGGTGATGAAGGACGGGATCATCCAGCAGTTCGGTACGCCGAAGCAGATTTACAACGACCCGGCCAACCTGTTCGTGGCGAGCTTCATTGGTTCGCCACCGATGAACTTCATTCCGCTGCGCTTGCAGCGCAAGGACGGTCGCCTGCTGGCGCTGCTCGACAGTGGCCAGGCGCGTTGTGAGTTGCCGCTGGGCATGCAGGACGCCGGTCTTGAGGATCGCGAAGTGATCTTGGGCATGCGCCCGGAACAGATCGTTCTGGCGAACGGTGAGGCCAATGGTTTGCCGACCATTCGCGCCGAAGTCCAGGTCACCGAGCCGACCGGCCCGGACACCCTGGTGTTCGTCAATCTGAATGAAACCAAAGTCTGCTGCCGCCTGGCACCGGACGTGGCACCTGCCGTGGGCGAGACCCTGACCCTGCAATTCGACCCATCGAAAGTGCTGCTGTTCGATGCCAAGACTGGCGAGCGTTTGGGGGCGGCGGGCCTGCCGAAAGCCGAGTCGCACACAGCCAACGTCGCCCAATTCAAAGGCCGATAA
- the zwf gene encoding glucose-6-phosphate dehydrogenase, whose amino-acid sequence MPSITVEPCTFALFGALGDLALRKLFPALYQLDGAGLLHEDTRIIALAREPGSEHEHLANIAAQLRQYVEAKDIDEAVVERFLGRLTYLHVDFLKADDYVALAELAGKSQRMIAYFATPAAVYGAICENLSKVGLNENTRVVLEKPIGSDLESSRKVNDAVAQFFPENRTYRIDHYLGKETVQNLIALRFANSLFETQWNQNYISHVEITVAEKVGIEGRWGYFDKAGQLRDMIQNHLLQLLCLIAMDPPADLSADSIRDEKVKVLKALAPISPEGLTTQVVRGQYIAGYSEGKSVPGYLEEENSNTQSDTETFVALRADIRNWRWAGVPFYLRTGKRMPQKLSQIVIHFKEPSHYIFAPEQRLQISNKLIIRLQPDEGISLRVMTKEQGLDKGMQLRSGPLQLNFSDTYRSARIPDAYERLLLEVMRGNQNLFVRKDEIEAAWKWCDQLIAGWKKSGDAPKPYAAGSWGPMSSIALITRDGRSWYGDI is encoded by the coding sequence ATGCCTTCGATTACAGTTGAACCGTGCACCTTTGCCTTGTTCGGCGCGTTGGGCGATCTGGCCCTGCGCAAGCTGTTTCCTGCCTTGTACCAACTCGATGGCGCCGGCCTGTTGCACGAGGACACGCGCATCATCGCGCTGGCCCGTGAGCCGGGCAGCGAGCACGAGCACCTGGCAAACATCGCCGCTCAGTTGCGCCAGTACGTCGAGGCCAAGGACATCGATGAAGCGGTGGTCGAACGCTTCCTGGGCCGCCTGACTTACCTGCACGTCGACTTCCTCAAGGCGGACGACTACGTTGCCCTGGCCGAACTGGCGGGCAAGTCCCAGCGGATGATCGCCTATTTCGCCACACCGGCAGCGGTGTACGGGGCGATTTGCGAGAACCTGTCCAAGGTCGGTCTCAACGAAAACACGCGTGTGGTGCTGGAAAAACCCATCGGTTCGGACCTGGAATCGTCGCGCAAGGTCAACGATGCCGTGGCGCAGTTTTTCCCGGAAAACCGCACCTACCGCATCGACCATTACCTGGGCAAAGAGACGGTTCAAAACCTGATCGCCCTGCGTTTCGCCAACAGCCTGTTCGAAACCCAGTGGAACCAGAATTACATCTCCCACGTGGAAATCACCGTGGCCGAGAAGGTCGGCATCGAAGGCCGCTGGGGCTACTTCGACAAGGCTGGCCAACTGCGTGACATGATCCAGAACCACCTGTTGCAGTTGCTGTGCCTGATCGCCATGGACCCGCCCGCGGACCTTTCGGCCGACAGCATTCGCGACGAAAAAGTCAAAGTCCTCAAGGCCCTGGCGCCGATCAGCCCGGAAGGCCTGACGACCCAAGTGGTGCGTGGCCAGTACATTGCCGGCTACAGCGAAGGCAAATCGGTGCCCGGTTACCTGGAGGAAGAAAACTCCAACACCCAGAGCGACACCGAAACCTTCGTCGCCCTGCGTGCCGACATTCGTAACTGGCGCTGGGCCGGCGTGCCGTTTTACCTGCGTACCGGCAAGCGCATGCCGCAAAAGCTGTCGCAGATCGTCATCCACTTCAAGGAACCGTCGCACTACATCTTCGCCCCTGAGCAGCGCTTGCAGATCAGCAACAAACTGATTATCCGCCTGCAACCGGACGAAGGTATTTCCTTGCGCGTGATGACCAAGGAGCAAGGCCTGGACAAGGGCATGCAACTGCGCAGCGGTCCATTGCAGCTGAATTTTTCCGACACCTATCGCAGCGCGCGCATCCCGGATGCCTACGAGCGGTTGTTGCTGGAAGTGATGCGCGGCAATCAGAACCTGTTTGTCCGTAAAGATGAAATCGAAGCCGCGTGGAAATGGTGTGACCAGCTGATCGCCGGGTGGAAGAAGTCTGGCGATGCCCCCAAGCCGTACGCGGCCGGGTCCTGGGGGCCGATGAGCTCGATTGCACTGATTACGCGTGATGGGAGGTCGTGGTATGGCGATATCTGA